A window of the Radiobacillus deserti genome harbors these coding sequences:
- a CDS encoding KOW domain-containing RNA-binding protein, with protein sequence MNESESSPRIGQVVRILQGREEGQYAIIIDIVDDRFVLLADGEKRKYDRPKKKNRHHIELLDYISPEVQNSLLETGRVTNGKLRFALSKFVNDFVTDLKKGDQLDG encoded by the coding sequence TTGAATGAATCAGAGTCGAGTCCGCGAATAGGTCAAGTTGTTCGTATCTTGCAAGGACGAGAAGAAGGGCAATATGCGATTATCATTGATATCGTAGATGATCGTTTTGTCTTACTCGCAGACGGAGAAAAAAGAAAATATGATCGGCCGAAGAAAAAGAATCGACATCATATTGAGCTTTTGGATTACATTTCTCCGGAAGTCCAAAACAGCCTTCTAGAAACTGGTCGCGTAACAAATGGTAAGCTGCGTTTTGCTCTATCAAAATTTGTCAATGATTTTGTGACTGATCTAAAGAAGGGAGATCAACTCGATGGCTAA
- the secY gene encoding preprotein translocase subunit SecY, producing the protein MFRTISNFMRVSDIRNKIIFTLLMLIVFRLGTFIPVPFTDKNAIDVMNQQSVFGFLNTFGGGALQNFSIFAMGIMPYITASIIMQLLQMDVVPKFTEWKKQGEVGRKKLAQFTRYGTIVLALIQASAMSVGFNAMTGGQLIADPGPGKFIVIALVLTSGTAFLMWLGEQITANGVGNGISILIFAGIVAAVPGGVNQLYEQYFGGNNTDDLFINIVIVALIILVVLAVTVGVIFIQEALRKIPIQYAKRVSNNKPVGGQSTHLPLKVNAAGVIPVIFAIAFIIAPRTVATFFDGNEIAGTIANIFDYTQPIGMTIYVALIIAFTYFYTFVQVNPEQMAENLKKQGGYIPGIRPGKTTETYLTRVMYRLTFVGSIFLAAVSVLPLVLGGLADLPQSVRIGGTSLLIVVGVALQTMKQLESQLVKRHYKGFIK; encoded by the coding sequence ATGTTTCGTACAATCTCCAATTTTATGCGCGTAAGTGACATTCGTAATAAAATCATTTTCACCTTGTTAATGCTCATCGTATTTAGACTGGGAACATTCATCCCAGTTCCCTTTACAGATAAGAACGCGATTGATGTCATGAATCAGCAAAGCGTATTTGGCTTCTTAAATACATTCGGTGGTGGGGCGTTGCAAAACTTCTCCATCTTTGCTATGGGAATTATGCCTTACATTACAGCTTCCATCATTATGCAACTATTGCAAATGGATGTTGTTCCTAAGTTCACAGAATGGAAGAAGCAAGGGGAAGTCGGAAGGAAAAAGTTAGCGCAATTTACCCGCTATGGAACAATTGTGCTAGCACTTATCCAGGCTTCCGCTATGTCAGTCGGCTTTAATGCCATGACTGGTGGTCAGCTAATCGCCGATCCTGGTCCTGGGAAATTCATCGTAATCGCACTTGTTTTAACAAGTGGAACGGCGTTCTTAATGTGGTTAGGGGAACAAATTACAGCAAATGGTGTTGGGAATGGTATCTCCATTCTAATCTTTGCAGGTATCGTCGCTGCTGTTCCGGGTGGCGTAAACCAGTTGTATGAGCAATACTTTGGTGGAAACAACACAGATGATTTATTTATAAACATTGTCATCGTAGCTCTGATCATCTTAGTCGTGTTAGCAGTTACAGTCGGTGTTATCTTTATTCAAGAAGCTTTGAGAAAGATTCCGATTCAATATGCAAAACGTGTTTCAAACAATAAGCCAGTTGGTGGTCAATCTACTCATTTACCGTTAAAAGTAAATGCAGCAGGGGTAATTCCTGTCATTTTTGCAATTGCCTTCATCATTGCTCCAAGAACGGTCGCTACGTTCTTTGATGGGAATGAGATAGCAGGTACGATTGCAAATATATTTGACTATACTCAACCAATAGGTATGACAATCTATGTGGCGCTTATTATTGCCTTCACTTACTTCTATACATTTGTTCAAGTTAATCCAGAGCAAATGGCAGAGAACCTTAAGAAGCAAGGTGGATATATACCGGGTATCCGACCAGGTAAGACAACCGAAACGTATCTTACTAGAGTTATGTATCGCTTGACCTTCGTAGGATCAATCTTCCTAGCTGCCGTTTCTGTCCTTCCACTTGTATTAGGTGGTTTGGCTGATTTACCACAATCTGTCCGTATCGGAGGAACCAGCTTACTGATTGTTGTAGGTGTTGCACTACAAACGATGAAGCAATTGGAGAGCCAATTAGTAAAACGTCATTACAAAGGCTTTATAAAATAG
- the rplE gene encoding 50S ribosomal protein L5: MNELKQRYLNEIVPSLVEKFNYSSVMEVPKVEKIIINMGVGDAVQNSKALDSAVEELALISGQQPLITKAKKSIAGFRLREGMPIGAKVTLRGERMYEFLHKLIAVSLPRVRDFRGISKKAFDGRGNYTLGVKEQLIFPEINYDQVSKVRGMDIVIVTTANTDEESRELLTQLGMPFQK, encoded by the coding sequence ATGAACGAATTAAAACAAAGATATTTAAATGAGATTGTACCATCACTAGTTGAAAAATTTAACTATAGCTCTGTAATGGAAGTACCAAAAGTAGAAAAAATAATCATTAACATGGGTGTCGGTGACGCGGTTCAAAACTCTAAAGCGTTAGATAGCGCGGTAGAAGAACTAGCACTTATCTCCGGTCAACAACCATTAATTACAAAAGCGAAAAAATCAATCGCAGGCTTCCGTTTACGTGAGGGAATGCCGATTGGTGCAAAAGTAACTCTTCGTGGAGAGCGTATGTATGAATTCCTTCATAAATTAATCGCTGTTTCCTTACCACGTGTACGTGACTTCCGTGGTATCTCGAAGAAAGCTTTTGATGGTCGTGGTAACTACACACTTGGTGTGAAAGAACAATTGATTTTCCCGGAAATTAATTATGATCAAGTAAGTAAAGTACGTGGTATGGACATCGTTATTGTTACAACTGCTAACACAGATGAAGAATCACGTGAGCTTTTAACTCAACTTGGCATGCCTTTCCAAAAATAA
- the infA gene encoding translation initiation factor IF-1, with translation MAKDDAIEVEGTVTDTLPNAMFKVELENGHTVLAHVSGKIRMHFIRILPGDKVTVELSPYDLTRGRITYRYK, from the coding sequence ATGGCTAAAGATGATGCAATTGAAGTGGAAGGTACCGTTACCGATACATTACCTAATGCAATGTTTAAAGTTGAATTAGAGAATGGTCATACTGTATTGGCACACGTTTCCGGTAAGATTCGTATGCACTTCATTCGAATTTTACCTGGAGACAAAGTAACGGTTGAACTTTCACCATATGATTTAACAAGAGGACGTATTACGTACCGATATAAATAA
- a CDS encoding DNA-directed RNA polymerase subunit alpha: MIEIEKPKIETVEVSDDATFGKFVVEPLERGYGTTLGNSLRRILLSSLPGAAVTSVQIDGVLHEFSTIDGVVEDVTTIILNLKKLALKIYSEEEKTLEINVQGEGIVTAADITFDSDVEILNPDLHIATLGSNANFNMKITAERGRGYRPAEANNHEDLPIGVIPVDSIFTPVSRVTYQVENTRVGQVTNFDKLTLDVWTDGSIRPEEAVSLGAKIYTEHLNIFVGLTDEAKNAEIMIEKEEDQKEKVLEMTIEELDLSVRSYNCLKRAGINTVQELAHKSEEDMMKVRNLGRKSLEEVKHKLEDLGLGLRKDD; encoded by the coding sequence ATGATCGAGATTGAAAAGCCAAAGATTGAAACGGTTGAGGTCAGCGATGATGCTACTTTTGGAAAGTTCGTCGTAGAACCGCTTGAACGTGGATATGGTACTACACTAGGGAACTCCTTGCGTCGTATCCTTTTATCATCACTTCCTGGCGCTGCTGTGACATCGGTTCAAATTGACGGAGTACTTCATGAATTTTCAACAATTGATGGAGTAGTTGAGGATGTTACAACTATCATTCTTAACCTGAAGAAACTAGCTTTGAAAATTTACTCTGAAGAAGAAAAAACGTTAGAGATAAATGTTCAAGGAGAAGGCATCGTGACAGCTGCAGATATTACATTTGACAGCGACGTTGAAATTTTAAATCCAGATCTTCATATTGCGACACTTGGTAGCAATGCTAACTTTAATATGAAGATTACTGCAGAACGTGGTCGAGGATATCGACCTGCCGAGGCGAACAATCACGAAGATCTGCCGATTGGTGTCATTCCAGTCGATTCTATTTTTACACCTGTATCTCGTGTTACGTATCAAGTGGAAAACACTCGTGTAGGGCAAGTAACCAATTTTGATAAACTAACACTGGATGTATGGACAGATGGTAGTATTAGACCGGAAGAGGCAGTATCTTTAGGTGCGAAAATTTACACAGAGCATTTAAATATTTTTGTTGGGTTAACCGATGAAGCTAAAAATGCGGAAATCATGATTGAAAAAGAAGAAGATCAGAAAGAAAAAGTTCTAGAAATGACAATTGAGGAACTAGATCTTTCCGTTCGTTCTTACAACTGTTTAAAACGTGCTGGTATTAATACCGTTCAAGAACTTGCTCATAAGTCTGAAGAAGACATGATGAAAGTTCGTAACTTAGGCCGTAAGTCTCTAGAAGAAGTAAAACACAAACTAGAGGATCTTGGACTAGGATTACGTAAAGACGATTGA
- the rplO gene encoding 50S ribosomal protein L15 codes for MKLHELKPSETRKKRNRVGRGMSSGNGKTSGRGHKGQKARSGGGTRPGFEGGQMPLIQRIPKRGFTNINRKYYAIVNLETLNRFEEGTEVTPELLLETGVVSKLKAGVKILGNGNVEKKLTVKAHKFSASAKEAIEAAGGQTEVI; via the coding sequence ATGAAACTTCATGAATTGAAACCATCAGAAACTCGTAAGAAACGTAACCGTGTTGGACGCGGAATGTCTTCTGGTAACGGAAAAACATCTGGCCGCGGACACAAAGGACAAAAAGCGCGTTCCGGTGGAGGTACTCGTCCAGGTTTTGAAGGTGGACAAATGCCACTAATCCAACGTATTCCGAAGCGTGGTTTCACAAACATTAACCGCAAGTATTATGCTATCGTTAACCTTGAAACATTAAATCGTTTTGAAGAAGGTACAGAAGTGACTCCAGAGCTTTTACTTGAAACTGGTGTAGTTAGCAAGCTAAAAGCCGGCGTGAAAATTCTTGGAAACGGCAATGTGGAAAAGAAACTAACCGTAAAAGCTCACAAGTTCTCTGCTTCCGCTAAAGAAGCGATTGAAGCAGCGGGCGGTCAAACTGAGGTGATTTAA
- the rplR gene encoding 50S ribosomal protein L18 — protein MITKPDKNVVRKKRHNRVRKNLFGTAERPRLNVYRSNKHIYAQLIDDESGVTLASASTVDNGLSVEATSNVEAAQKVGELIATRAQEKGLKNVVFDRGGYLYHGRVKALADAAREAGLEF, from the coding sequence GTGATCACTAAGCCTGATAAAAACGTTGTACGTAAAAAACGCCACAACCGTGTTCGTAAAAACCTTTTTGGTACTGCTGAGCGTCCGCGTTTAAACGTTTATCGTTCTAACAAACACATCTATGCACAGCTAATCGATGACGAGAGTGGAGTAACACTTGCGAGTGCATCTACAGTAGATAACGGACTAAGCGTTGAAGCTACTTCTAACGTAGAGGCAGCTCAAAAAGTTGGGGAGTTAATCGCAACTCGTGCACAAGAAAAAGGACTTAAGAACGTAGTTTTCGATCGTGGCGGTTATTTATACCACGGACGTGTAAAAGCATTAGCAGATGCTGCCCGTGAGGCAGGTCTTGAATTTTAA
- a CDS encoding adenylate kinase: MNLILMGLPGAGKGTQAEKIVEKYHIPHISTGDMFRLAIKEGTELGKKAKEFMDQGELVPDEVTIGIVRERLSKDDCQQGFLLDGFPRTIAQAEALENLLSDLGESIDYVLHVDVPEEKLVERLTGRRICPTCGTTYHVQYNPPKVAGICDKDGSELIQREDDTADTVKKRLQVNLEQTKPLLDFYNEKGYLVTFDGDQDINKVFEDIDEKLGALSR, encoded by the coding sequence TTGAATTTAATTCTTATGGGGCTACCTGGTGCAGGAAAAGGTACACAGGCAGAAAAGATTGTAGAAAAGTACCATATCCCTCATATCTCAACTGGAGATATGTTCCGTTTAGCCATCAAAGAAGGCACGGAGCTTGGCAAGAAAGCAAAAGAGTTTATGGACCAGGGAGAACTTGTTCCAGATGAAGTAACGATTGGAATTGTTCGAGAGCGACTAAGCAAGGATGATTGTCAACAAGGATTCTTGTTAGACGGATTCCCAAGAACAATTGCACAAGCAGAGGCGTTGGAGAATCTACTCTCTGACTTAGGAGAGTCTATTGATTATGTACTCCATGTGGATGTTCCGGAAGAAAAGCTTGTAGAGAGGTTAACTGGTAGAAGAATATGTCCGACGTGTGGAACAACCTATCATGTTCAATACAACCCTCCTAAAGTAGCTGGGATTTGTGATAAAGATGGTAGTGAGTTGATTCAACGAGAGGACGACACAGCTGATACAGTTAAAAAACGTCTTCAAGTAAATCTAGAACAAACAAAACCTTTGCTAGATTTTTACAATGAAAAAGGGTATCTTGTAACCTTTGATGGCGACCAAGACATTAATAAGGTATTTGAAGATATCGACGAGAAGCTAGGAGCTCTTTCTAGATGA
- the rpsH gene encoding 30S ribosomal protein S8, producing MVMTDPIADMLTRIRNANMVRHEKLELPASKLKKEIADILKREGFVRDYEFVEDDKQGVLRIFLKYGNNEERVITGLKRISKPGLRVYAKADELPKVLNGLGIAIVSTSKGVLSDKEARQQQIGGEVLAYVW from the coding sequence ATGGTTATGACAGATCCAATCGCAGATATGCTTACTCGTATTCGTAACGCAAACATGGTGCGTCACGAGAAGCTTGAACTTCCTGCATCTAAATTAAAAAAAGAAATCGCAGATATCCTTAAACGTGAAGGTTTCGTTCGCGATTATGAGTTTGTAGAAGATGACAAGCAAGGTGTACTACGTATTTTCTTGAAATACGGAAACAACGAAGAGCGTGTAATCACGGGCCTAAAGCGTATCAGTAAACCTGGTCTACGTGTATATGCCAAAGCTGACGAACTTCCTAAAGTCTTGAACGGATTAGGAATTGCTATCGTTTCTACATCAAAAGGTGTTTTATCTGATAAAGAAGCACGTCAACAACAAATTGGTGGAGAAGTGCTTGCATACGTTTGGTAA
- the rplF gene encoding 50S ribosomal protein L6 — protein sequence MSRIGLKILEIPEGVEVKLDGSTVTVKGPKGELTRNFHEDMKIKIEDNVLTVERPSDNKEHRALHGTTRSIIGNMVEGVHKGFEKALEINGVGYRATKQGNKVVVNAGYSHPVEVEQPAGIELDVPSNTRIVVKGIDKELVGAIAANIRAIRPPEPYKGKGIRYEGEYVRRKEGKTAK from the coding sequence ATGTCTCGTATAGGATTGAAAATTCTTGAAATCCCTGAGGGTGTTGAAGTCAAACTAGACGGAAGTACAGTTACAGTTAAGGGTCCAAAAGGAGAACTTACTCGTAACTTTCATGAAGATATGAAGATTAAAATTGAGGACAACGTACTTACAGTAGAACGTCCTAGTGATAATAAAGAACACCGTGCATTACATGGTACAACTCGTAGTATTATTGGAAACATGGTGGAAGGTGTTCACAAAGGATTTGAAAAAGCATTAGAAATCAATGGTGTAGGTTACCGTGCGACAAAACAAGGTAACAAAGTCGTTGTGAATGCTGGATACTCTCATCCTGTTGAAGTGGAACAGCCTGCTGGAATCGAACTTGATGTTCCTTCCAACACAAGAATCGTTGTAAAAGGTATCGACAAGGAATTAGTAGGTGCCATTGCAGCGAACATTAGAGCTATTCGTCCGCCAGAGCCTTATAAAGGTAAAGGTATCCGTTACGAAGGCGAATATGTGCGTCGTAAAGAAGGTAAAACTGCGAAGTAA
- the rplQ gene encoding 50S ribosomal protein L17, whose protein sequence is MARKLGRTTDKRMALLRGLATDLIIHERLETTEAKAKELRSVVEKMITLGKRGDLHARRQAAAFLYNAEANENEDAVQKLFADIATRYEDRQGGYTRVLKLGPRRGDGAEMAIIELV, encoded by the coding sequence ATGGCTAGAAAATTAGGTCGTACAACGGATAAGCGTATGGCTCTACTACGCGGCCTTGCCACAGATTTGATTATTCATGAACGACTAGAAACAACGGAAGCTAAAGCAAAAGAGCTTCGTTCTGTTGTTGAGAAGATGATTACTCTTGGTAAGCGCGGTGATCTTCATGCCCGCCGTCAAGCTGCAGCATTCCTTTATAATGCAGAAGCGAACGAAAATGAAGATGCAGTTCAAAAACTATTCGCTGATATCGCTACTAGATACGAAGACCGTCAAGGCGGATACACTCGTGTCCTTAAACTAGGACCACGTCGTGGTGATGGTGCGGAAATGGCGATTATTGAACTAGTATAA
- the rpsM gene encoding 30S ribosomal protein S13: protein MARISGIDIPRDKRVVISLTYVYGIGKATAKQILKEAGVSEDTRVRDLTEDELARIRQEVEKFTVEGDLRREVSLNIKRLIEIGSYRGLRHRRGLPVRGQKTKNNSRTRKGPRKTMANKKK from the coding sequence ATGGCACGTATTTCAGGTATTGATATCCCACGTGACAAACGTGTAGTGATTTCCCTTACTTATGTGTATGGGATTGGAAAAGCTACTGCGAAGCAAATTCTTAAAGAAGCTGGTGTTTCTGAAGATACACGCGTTCGCGATTTAACAGAAGACGAATTAGCAAGAATCCGTCAAGAAGTGGAGAAATTCACTGTAGAAGGTGACCTTCGTCGTGAAGTATCTCTTAACATTAAACGACTTATTGAGATCGGATCTTACCGTGGTTTACGTCATCGCAGAGGTTTACCAGTTCGTGGTCAAAAGACTAAGAACAACTCTCGTACTCGTAAAGGCCCACGTAAAACAATGGCTAACAAGAAAAAATAA
- the rpmJ gene encoding 50S ribosomal protein L36 encodes MKVRPSVKPICEKCKVIRRNGKVMVICENPKHKQKQG; translated from the coding sequence ATGAAGGTAAGACCATCCGTAAAACCGATATGTGAAAAGTGTAAAGTAATTCGCCGTAACGGTAAAGTTATGGTAATTTGCGAAAACCCTAAACACAAACAAAAACAAGGATAA
- the rpsK gene encoding 30S ribosomal protein S11: protein MARKTNTRKRRVKKNIDTGVAHIRSTFNNTIVTITDVQGNAVSWSSAGSLGFKGSRKSTPFAAQMAAEAAAKSAMEHGLKTLEVTVKGPGAGREAAIRSLQAAGLEVTAIRDVTPVPHNGCRPPKRRRV from the coding sequence ATGGCACGTAAAACTAACACACGTAAACGTCGCGTGAAAAAGAATATTGACACTGGTGTGGCTCACATCCGTTCAACATTCAACAACACTATTGTTACTATTACTGATGTTCAAGGTAACGCGGTAAGCTGGAGCAGTGCTGGTTCACTTGGTTTCAAGGGTTCTCGTAAATCTACTCCATTTGCTGCGCAAATGGCTGCAGAAGCTGCTGCTAAATCTGCTATGGAACACGGTTTGAAAACTCTAGAAGTTACAGTAAAAGGCCCTGGTGCTGGTCGTGAAGCAGCAATCCGTTCTCTACAAGCAGCAGGACTAGAAGTTACAGCGATTCGTGATGTAACTCCGGTTCCTCACAATGGCTGTCGCCCACCAAAACGTCGTCGTGTATAA
- a CDS encoding energy-coupling factor ABC transporter ATP-binding protein, with amino-acid sequence MQPPFIEFQNVSFRYGEDQPWALREVSFQLHRNESVAIIGHNGSGKSTIAKLMNGLLFPQEGNILVAGMSVKEETIWDVRSQVGMVFQNPDNQFVGTTVRDDVAFGLENRGIPRDEMLRRIKQSLTAVGMESYELHEPHRLSGGQKQRVAIASVLAISPSVMILDEATAMLDPKGRKQIHTTIQTIMKEHELTLVTITHDLSEVMEADRVLIMNEGRIWTEGTPRHIFTKKKELEEIGLDVPFIAKLAAELKPSIPIGKPLNEDELLEELWIYHSSK; translated from the coding sequence ATGCAGCCGCCATTTATTGAGTTTCAAAATGTGTCCTTTCGATATGGGGAAGATCAACCGTGGGCACTTCGAGAAGTGAGCTTTCAACTACATAGAAATGAATCTGTAGCAATTATTGGGCATAACGGCTCCGGAAAATCAACCATCGCTAAGCTGATGAACGGTCTTCTTTTTCCGCAGGAAGGCAATATTTTAGTTGCCGGAATGTCTGTGAAGGAAGAAACGATTTGGGACGTGCGTAGCCAAGTTGGGATGGTGTTTCAAAATCCCGATAACCAATTTGTCGGTACGACAGTAAGGGATGACGTCGCATTTGGCTTAGAAAATAGGGGGATTCCTCGGGATGAAATGCTTAGACGAATCAAGCAGAGTCTAACAGCTGTTGGTATGGAATCTTATGAGCTTCATGAGCCACATCGATTATCAGGTGGTCAAAAGCAACGGGTCGCTATAGCTAGTGTCCTTGCTATTTCACCTAGTGTCATGATCTTAGATGAAGCCACTGCTATGTTAGATCCTAAAGGCCGTAAGCAAATCCATACAACTATACAAACTATTATGAAGGAGCATGAGTTGACCCTTGTGACCATCACACACGATTTATCCGAAGTTATGGAGGCTGATCGAGTACTTATCATGAATGAAGGAAGAATCTGGACGGAGGGTACTCCACGGCATATTTTTACAAAGAAAAAAGAGCTCGAAGAAATAGGACTAGATGTACCGTTTATTGCAAAGCTAGCCGCCGAATTGAAACCAAGCATTCCAATCGGTAAACCATTGAATGAGGATGAGCTATTGGAGGAATTATGGATATATCATTCAAGCAAGTAA
- a CDS encoding energy-coupling factor ABC transporter ATP-binding protein, producing the protein MDISFKQVNYTYQPNSPFEYQALKNLNLSISSGSFVSIVGHTGSGKSTLIQHLNGLLRPTTGEVHIGPYRLLHDEKPKDLKGLRQRVGVVFQYPEHQLFEESVAKDIAFGPKNFGVSEEEIQERIQEVMEHVHLPKELLDRSPFELSGGQMRRTAIAGVLAMNPEVLVLDEPTAGLDPRGQRDVMEMFYSLHSARNLTTILVTHSMEDAFQYSDYVFVLNNGELYVEGTPEDVLTRQIELQAVHLDIPEIVRFIQRFNEQFSMELPIERQNVKELATRLKQVLLKGEG; encoded by the coding sequence ATGGATATATCATTCAAGCAAGTAAACTACACGTATCAACCGAATAGTCCATTTGAATACCAGGCACTCAAGAATTTAAATCTATCCATTTCTTCGGGTTCTTTTGTTTCGATTGTGGGACATACTGGTTCTGGAAAATCAACGCTTATTCAGCATCTAAATGGATTACTAAGACCAACAACTGGCGAGGTGCATATTGGCCCCTATAGGCTACTGCATGATGAAAAGCCAAAGGATTTAAAGGGGTTACGGCAGCGAGTTGGTGTTGTATTTCAATATCCAGAGCACCAGTTATTTGAAGAATCGGTTGCCAAGGATATTGCATTTGGTCCGAAAAATTTCGGGGTATCCGAAGAAGAGATTCAGGAGCGAATACAAGAGGTTATGGAACACGTCCATCTTCCAAAGGAGTTATTGGACCGCTCCCCCTTTGAGTTAAGTGGAGGACAGATGCGGCGAACTGCCATTGCAGGTGTGTTAGCAATGAATCCAGAAGTTTTAGTGCTCGACGAGCCTACTGCTGGATTAGATCCAAGAGGACAGCGCGATGTAATGGAGATGTTTTATTCGTTACATAGTGCTCGAAACCTAACAACGATTCTAGTAACGCACAGTATGGAGGATGCATTTCAGTATTCTGATTATGTCTTTGTATTAAACAATGGAGAACTGTATGTAGAAGGAACACCAGAGGATGTATTAACGAGACAAATAGAATTACAAGCGGTTCATTTAGATATTCCGGAAATAGTTCGATTTATCCAGCGGTTTAATGAACAATTCTCTATGGAACTACCTATAGAAAGGCAAAATGTAAAAGAGTTAGCGACGCGATTGAAACAAGTATTACTTAAGGGAGAAGGTTAA
- a CDS encoding type Z 30S ribosomal protein S14 codes for MAKKSMIAKQKRPQKFKVQEYTRCERCGRPHSVLRKFKLCRICFRELAYKGQIPGVKKASW; via the coding sequence GTGGCTAAAAAATCAATGATCGCGAAGCAGAAACGTCCTCAAAAGTTTAAAGTACAAGAGTACACTCGTTGCGAACGCTGTGGTCGTCCACATTCTGTACTACGTAAATTTAAACTTTGCCGTATTTGTTTCCGTGAACTTGCCTACAAAGGTCAAATTCCTGGTGTCAAAAAAGCAAGCTGGTAA
- the rpmD gene encoding 50S ribosomal protein L30, whose amino-acid sequence MSKKLEITLVRVIGRSESQKATVKTLGLNKIRSTVTHEDNPAIRGMVEKVSHLVEVKEV is encoded by the coding sequence ATGTCTAAAAAATTAGAAATTACCCTCGTACGTGTTATTGGTCGTTCTGAATCGCAAAAAGCGACTGTAAAAACACTTGGCTTAAATAAAATTCGTTCAACTGTAACACATGAAGATAACCCTGCTATTCGTGGAATGGTAGAAAAGGTATCACACTTAGTAGAGGTAAAAGAAGTTTAA
- the map gene encoding type I methionyl aminopeptidase, whose product MIIRKTPQELAIMRQAGRIVALTHQELKQHIQPGITTKELDNIAEKFIRGMDAFPSFKGYNGFRGSICASVNEELVHGIPSNRKLRNGDIISIDIGAKYKGFHGDSAWTYPVGTVDNETLRLLEVTETSLWKGLEQAKPGARLSNISHAIQAYTEPEGFSIVREYVGHGVGRELHEDPNIPHYGPPNKGPVLKPGMVLAVEPMVNAGKRFVRTLADNWTVVTEDGKMCAHFEHTIAITEEGYQILTIA is encoded by the coding sequence ATGATTATTCGTAAAACGCCACAAGAGCTTGCAATCATGAGGCAAGCCGGTCGGATTGTTGCACTAACTCACCAAGAGTTAAAACAACATATCCAACCTGGAATCACAACAAAGGAACTGGATAACATTGCCGAGAAATTCATTCGTGGCATGGATGCATTTCCTTCCTTTAAAGGGTATAATGGATTCCGTGGTAGCATTTGCGCATCTGTTAACGAGGAACTTGTTCATGGTATTCCTAGTAATCGTAAATTACGCAATGGAGATATTATCAGCATTGACATTGGAGCTAAATATAAAGGCTTTCATGGAGACTCTGCTTGGACATATCCGGTAGGGACAGTTGATAACGAAACCTTGCGTTTGTTAGAGGTGACTGAAACCTCATTATGGAAAGGTCTTGAGCAAGCAAAACCAGGTGCACGCCTTTCAAATATATCTCATGCCATTCAGGCTTATACAGAACCAGAAGGGTTTAGTATTGTGCGAGAATATGTCGGACATGGAGTGGGGCGTGAGCTTCATGAAGATCCGAACATCCCACATTATGGACCACCGAATAAAGGTCCTGTATTAAAACCAGGAATGGTCCTTGCTGTTGAACCGATGGTTAATGCAGGCAAGCGTTTTGTACGAACACTTGCAGATAATTGGACGGTTGTGACAGAGGATGGTAAAATGTGTGCTCACTTTGAACACACAATTGCTATTACTGAGGAAGGTTATCAGATCTTAACAATAGCCTAA